One segment of Ureibacillus thermophilus DNA contains the following:
- a CDS encoding ATP-binding protein, producing MEQMIKEYAKRLKLSWIPANYHTIHAETNEEFLLKLFEREVQHRDERRINLLLKQATLPKIPNKPYDWREIQLAPSITKDYILEGEFTKNQENLIFYGGVGTGKTFLSTVRP from the coding sequence ATGGAACAAATGATTAAGGAATATGCCAAAAGACTAAAATTAAGCTGGATTCCAGCCAATTACCATACCATCCATGCGGAAACAAATGAGGAATTTTTACTGAAGCTGTTTGAACGAGAAGTGCAGCATCGAGATGAGAGAAGGATAAATTTACTACTAAAACAGGCGACATTGCCGAAAATTCCAAATAAACCTTATGATTGGCGGGAGATTCAACTAGCCCCAAGCATCACAAAAGATTATATTTTAGAAGGTGAGTTTACGAAAAATCAGGAAAACCTTATCTTCTATGGCGGAGTGGGAACCGGTAAAACATTCCTTTCCAC